One Tepidisphaeraceae bacterium genomic window carries:
- a CDS encoding transglutaminase-like domain-containing protein: MKPHIPLCCSPVAFDLMSRQLEDIEAPEALLQGAIAVAMHQVDEVDGGKIEEILQGYADMIQSRVRGPQEQALIAHMHEFLFDELGFTGNTEDYYNPLNSNIAAVLESKRGLPITLALIYVDVARRLGLDAWGVALPGHFMAAIATNETLMLVDPFAGGKLVTKEEAHDRVKLLLGDSEEWSDEYVQPASNRHWLTRMIQNLLNVFTNTGHYADVAAMLELEILLWPEQHQLERDLALVLARCGLARPASKLLDQYLQANPDDPQKKQLQQLLQVLGS; the protein is encoded by the coding sequence ATGAAGCCACACATACCGCTCTGCTGCTCGCCAGTGGCGTTCGACCTGATGAGCCGTCAACTTGAAGATATTGAAGCGCCCGAGGCCCTACTGCAGGGTGCGATCGCGGTTGCGATGCACCAGGTGGATGAGGTCGACGGCGGCAAGATCGAGGAAATCCTGCAGGGCTATGCCGACATGATCCAGTCGCGCGTGCGCGGCCCACAGGAGCAGGCGCTGATCGCGCACATGCACGAGTTCCTCTTCGATGAGCTCGGCTTTACGGGCAATACCGAGGACTATTACAACCCGCTCAACAGCAACATCGCGGCTGTGCTGGAATCGAAGCGCGGGCTGCCGATCACGCTGGCACTGATCTACGTCGACGTCGCCCGTCGGCTTGGCCTGGATGCATGGGGCGTTGCGCTGCCGGGCCACTTCATGGCCGCCATTGCGACCAACGAAACGCTGATGCTGGTCGACCCGTTCGCCGGTGGCAAGCTGGTGACGAAGGAGGAGGCCCATGATCGCGTGAAGCTGCTGCTGGGTGACAGCGAGGAGTGGAGCGACGAGTACGTGCAGCCAGCGAGCAACCGCCACTGGCTGACGCGCATGATCCAGAACCTGCTGAACGTCTTCACGAACACGGGCCATTACGCCGACGTCGCCGCGATGTTGGAACTGGAAATCCTGCTCTGGCCGGAACAGCATCAACTTGAGCGCGATTTGGCGCTGGTGCTGGCCCGCTGCGGCCTGGCCCGGCCAGCGTCGAAGTTGCTCGACCAATACCTGCAGGCGAATCCCGATGACCCGCAGAAGAAGCAGTTGCAGCAGTTGCTGCAGGTGCTGGGGTCGTAG
- a CDS encoding polymer-forming cytoskeletal protein, whose translation MSRIPSYGSSTPDDRVPIVCLHCGKTNEVGRKAMTVTCKFCYKSLNLQDLQFKGYEARRAVETVGIVTVEKKGNVITDRVLAGGLIVRGKLKGDVTSTGPVLIGPDSELKGNVTAPSLAVGAGAILDGQYKIGDPNELPK comes from the coding sequence ATGTCTCGCATTCCCTCCTACGGCTCATCGACGCCAGACGACCGCGTCCCGATCGTCTGCCTTCACTGCGGCAAGACCAACGAGGTCGGCCGCAAAGCGATGACCGTCACCTGCAAGTTCTGCTACAAGTCGCTGAACCTGCAGGACCTTCAGTTCAAGGGCTACGAGGCCCGCCGGGCCGTGGAGACGGTGGGGATCGTCACGGTCGAGAAGAAGGGCAACGTCATCACCGACCGCGTGCTGGCCGGCGGGTTGATCGTCCGCGGGAAGCTGAAGGGCGACGTCACCAGCACTGGACCGGTGTTGATCGGTCCCGATTCGGAACTGAAGGGCAACGTCACCGCCCCCTCGCTGGCCGTCGGCGCCGGCGCGATCCTCGACGGCCAGTACAAGATCGGCGACCCCAACGAACTGCCGAAGTAA
- a CDS encoding DUF1569 domain-containing protein has product MERRPLQFTTLDDAVTDARHLFERGYDRAGKWNLAQVCDHLTKLMTMSRDGFGETGFGWPLRLFGRLAKPLILRMKTMPKGLDGPAAFMPAANLADDAAAAEALADAVRRILEPGATFHPSPLLGRLTRDQWISIHRVHAAHHLGFLVPR; this is encoded by the coding sequence ATGGAACGCCGCCCGCTGCAATTCACCACGTTGGACGATGCCGTGACCGATGCCCGCCACTTGTTCGAACGCGGCTATGACCGCGCCGGCAAGTGGAACCTGGCCCAGGTCTGCGACCACCTGACCAAGCTCATGACGATGAGCCGTGACGGGTTTGGCGAGACCGGATTTGGCTGGCCGCTGCGCCTTTTTGGCCGATTGGCGAAACCCCTGATCCTGCGGATGAAAACGATGCCAAAAGGCCTCGACGGCCCGGCGGCGTTCATGCCCGCTGCCAACCTCGCCGACGACGCCGCCGCGGCCGAAGCATTGGCCGATGCGGTGCGGCGCATCCTCGAACCGGGAGCGACGTTTCACCCGAGCCCGCTGCTTGGCAGGTTGACGCGGGACCAGTGGATCAGCATCCACAGGGTCCACGCGGCCCATCATCTGGGGTTCCTGGTCCCGCGATAA